One window of Oscillibacter hominis genomic DNA carries:
- a CDS encoding radical SAM mobile pair protein B translates to MIVQGIETKSVLTKSNLPVSDYSVNPYGGCAHACKYCYAIFMKRFTGHTEPWGEFVDVKYWPAIRHPERYAGKELFIGSVTDPYQPLEETYGRTRALLEQMRGSGCKISIATKSDLVLRDLDLIKAFPNARVSWSINTLDEDFRREMDEAVSIERRLAAMKAFHDAGVRTTCFLSPIFPGITDVPAIIRRAKAQCNLVWLENLNLRGSYKAAILEYIKKKRPDLLPLYQAIYQRNDRTYWATLDEEIREFTGLEGLTYVRDDDSMHRPFEAPPIVVNFFFHEEIKKSAKKEAAKNA, encoded by the coding sequence ATGATAGTCCAAGGAATCGAAACGAAAAGTGTCCTCACCAAATCAAACTTACCTGTCAGCGACTATTCGGTAAACCCCTATGGAGGGTGCGCCCACGCCTGCAAATACTGCTACGCCATCTTTATGAAGCGGTTTACAGGCCACACCGAGCCGTGGGGCGAGTTTGTGGACGTGAAATATTGGCCCGCCATCCGGCACCCGGAACGGTACGCGGGAAAGGAACTGTTTATCGGCTCCGTGACCGACCCCTATCAGCCGTTGGAGGAAACCTATGGCCGCACCAGGGCGCTGTTGGAACAAATGCGGGGGAGCGGGTGCAAAATCAGCATTGCCACCAAATCCGACCTCGTTTTGCGCGACCTTGATCTAATCAAGGCCTTTCCAAACGCCCGCGTGTCCTGGTCGATCAACACCTTGGACGAGGACTTTCGCAGGGAGATGGACGAGGCGGTGAGCATCGAGCGCCGTCTTGCCGCCATGAAAGCCTTTCACGACGCCGGAGTGCGGACGACCTGCTTCCTTTCTCCCATCTTCCCCGGCATCACCGACGTGCCCGCCATCATCCGCAGGGCCAAGGCACAGTGCAATCTTGTATGGCTGGAAAATCTGAACCTCCGGGGAAGCTACAAAGCGGCTATCCTGGAATACATTAAGAAAAAGCGCCCTGACCTGCTGCCGCTGTATCAGGCCATCTACCAGCGGAATGACCGCACCTATTGGGCCACCCTGGACGAAGAAATACGGGAGTTCACCGGGTTGGAGGGCCTCACCTATGTCCGGGACGACGACTCAATGCACCGTCCCTTTGAGGCCCCGCCTATCGTGGTCAACTTCTTTTTCCACGAGGAGATCAAAAAGTCGGCGAAGAAGGAGGCGGCCAAAAATGCCTGA
- the mutM gene encoding bifunctional DNA-formamidopyrimidine glycosylase/DNA-(apurinic or apyrimidinic site) lyase — translation MPELPEVETVRRILEPQLAGRTVGTVEVYNEQIIAHPKAELFMALLQGQTIQKISRRGKFLTLHFESGDRLSLHLRMTGQLLVMPKGEPLEKHTHLILSLSDSNQLRYIDVRRFGRFWYFQKGETDTLTGQDALGPEPTDPILAADYLKSKLGRRKKTIKEMLHDQTVVAGIGNIYSDEILFVAGIYPGAKCDALSDADWERLASAIPEVILWGIDADQMTPEEYLRGKGKEYRNAEHLRVYGRAGQPCPACGEALCRKVIGGRSSTYCPNCQKAFPAGAGSLQVKSQGDNQA, via the coding sequence ATGCCTGAACTGCCGGAGGTGGAAACCGTCAGGCGCATCCTGGAGCCTCAGCTTGCGGGCAGAACGGTTGGAACTGTGGAAGTTTACAACGAACAGATTATCGCCCATCCGAAGGCGGAGTTGTTTATGGCGCTCCTGCAAGGGCAGACGATTCAAAAGATCAGTCGCCGGGGAAAGTTTCTCACCCTCCATTTTGAGAGCGGAGACAGGCTCTCCCTGCACCTGCGGATGACAGGACAGCTTCTGGTCATGCCCAAGGGGGAGCCGCTGGAAAAGCACACCCACCTGATCCTGTCCCTCTCGGACAGCAATCAGCTCCGCTACATCGACGTGCGGCGGTTTGGCCGTTTTTGGTATTTCCAAAAGGGCGAAACGGACACCCTCACGGGCCAGGATGCGCTGGGGCCGGAGCCAACAGATCCCATTCTGGCCGCAGATTATTTGAAATCAAAGCTGGGCAGGCGAAAGAAAACCATCAAAGAAATGCTTCATGACCAGACGGTGGTGGCCGGGATCGGCAACATCTATTCCGATGAAATACTGTTTGTTGCAGGCATTTATCCGGGAGCAAAGTGCGACGCCCTCAGTGATGCTGACTGGGAGCGGTTGGCGAGTGCCATTCCGGAAGTCATCTTATGGGGAATCGACGCCGACCAAATGACCCCGGAGGAGTACCTGCGGGGGAAAGGCAAAGAATATCGAAACGCGGAGCATCTACGGGTTTATGGCCGCGCCGGGCAGCCCTGTCCGGCCTGTGGAGAGGCCCTTTGCCGCAAGGTAATCGGCGGCAGAA